TCGCCACCACGCCCGCGCCCACGGTGCGCCCACCCTCGCGGATGGCAAAGCGCAGGCCCTCTTCCATGGCGATGGGGTGGATGAGCTTGACGGTCATGGACACGTTGTCGCCGGGCATCACCATCTCCTTGTCGGCCGGCAGCTCGATGGCGCCCGTGACGTCGGTGGTGCGGAAGTAGAACTGCGGGCGGTAGTTGTTGAAGAACGGCGTGTGGCGCCCGCCCTCGTCCTTGGACAGCACGTACACCTCGCAGGTGAAGTGCGTGTGCGGGGTGATCGAGCCGGGCTTGGCCACGACCTGGCCGCGCTCGACGTCTTCGCGCTTGGTGCCGCGCAGCAAGATGCCGACGTTGTCGCCCGCCTGGCCCTGGTCCAGGAGCTTCCTGAACATTTCCACGCCGGTGACGGTGGTCTTTTGCGTGTCGCGGATGCCGACGATTTCCACTTCCTCGCCGACCTTGACGATGCCGCGCTCCACGCGCCCGGTGATCACGGTGCCGCGCCCGGAGATGGAGAACACGTCTTCCACGGGCATGAGGAAGGCGCCGTCGATGGCGCGCTCGGGCGTGGGGATGTAGCTGTCCAGCGCTTCAGCGAGCTTCATGATGGCCTGCTCGCCGAGCTCGCCCGTATCGCCTTCGAGCGCCAGCTTGGCCGAGCCCTTGATGATGGGGGTGTCGTCGCCGGGGAATTCGTACTTGGACAGCAGTTCGCGCACTTCCATCTCGACGAGTTCGAGCAGTTCGGCGTCGTCCACCATGTCGCACTTGTTCAGGAACACGATGATGTAGGGCACGCCCACCTGGCGGGCCAGCAGGATGTGTTCGCGCGTCTGGGGCATGGGGCCGTCGGCGGCCGAGCACACGAGGATGGCGCCGTCCATTTGCGCGGCACCGGTGATCATGTTCTTGACGTAGTCGGCGTGGCCGGGGCAGTCCACGTGCGCGTAGTGGCGCGCGGCGGTCTCGTACTCGACGTGCGAGGTGTTGATGGTGATGCCGCGGGCCTTCTCTTCGGGGGCGTTGTCGATCTGGTCGTAGCTCTTGACGTCACCGCCGAACTTCTTGCCCAGCACCGTGGCGATCGCCGCAGTCAGCGTCGTCTTGCCGTGGTCCACGTGACCAATGGTGCCCACGTTCACGTGCGGCTTGGTACGCTCGAATTTTCCTTTTGCCATGTTCCAACTCCAAAAGAGCAATGCCTGTGCGAGGGTTTAAGGTCTGCACCCGATTGCTGATTCCCCCGGCACAGGACCACCGGGAGGCACCGAATCGCAGACCGTCAAGATACTATTAAAAACATAGCTATCAGCGCTTTACTGACAAGCGCTGATAGCCGTTTTCATTCGGATCACTTGGCGCGTGCAGCCATGATGGCTTCGGCCACGTTGCGCGGAGCTTCGGCGTAATGCTTGAACTCCATCACGTAGGTGGCACGGCCCTGGGTCATGGAGCGCAACTGCGTGGCGTAGCCGAACATCTCGGACAGTGGCACCTCGGCCTTGATGGCCTTGCCGCCGCCTACCATGTCGTCCATGCCCTGCACCATGCCGCGGCGGCTGGAGAGGTCGCCCATCACCGTGCCGGCGTAGTCTTCGGGCGTCTCGACCTCCACGGCCATCATGGGCTCCAGGATGACCGGGTCGGCCTTGCGTGCGGCTTCCTTGAAGCCGAAGATGGCCGCCATCTTGAACGCCTGCTCGGACGAGTCCACGTCGTGGTAGGAACCGAAAGTGAGCGCAACCTTCACGTCCACCACCGGGTAGCCGGCCAGCACGCCAGCGGTGAGCGCTTCTTCCACGCCCTTTTGCACCGCAGGGATGTATTCGCGCGGCACCACGCCGCCCTTGATCTCGTCGAGGAACTCGAAGCCCTTGCCCGGCTCGTTGGGCTCCAGGCGGAACACCACGTGGCCGTACTGCCCCTTGCCGCCCGACTGGCGCACGAACTTGCCTTCCACGTCGGAGACGCTCTTGCGCACCGTCTCGCGGTAGGCCACCTGGGGCTTGCCGACGTTGGCCTCGACGCCGAACTCGCGCTTCATGCGGTCGACAATGATGTCCAGGTGCAGCTCGCCCATGCCGGCGATGATGGTCTGACCCGACTCTTCGTCGGTGCGCACGCGAAACGACGGGTCTTCGGCCGCCAGGCGCGACAGCGCGATGCCCATCTTCTCCTGGTCGGCCTTGGACTTGGGCTCCACTGCCTGGGCGATCACCGGCTCGGGGAAGACCATGCGCTCGAGCATGATGTGGGCGTTCAGGTCGCACAGGGTGTCACCCGTGGTCACATCCTTCAGGCCCACGCAGGCGGCGATGTCGCCGGCGCGGATTTCCTCGATTTCCTGGCGGTCATTGGCGTGCATCTGCACGATGCGGCCGATGCGCTCCTTCTTGCCCTTGACGGGGTTGTAGACCGTGTCGCCCTTGGTCAGCACGCCCGAGTAGACACGCACGAAGGTGAGCTGGCCGACAAAGGGGTCGGTCATGAGCTTGAACGCCAGCGCCGAGAACTTCTCGTTGTCGTCCGCCTTGCGCGTCAGCTTCTTGTCCTCCTCGTCCGGATCGGTGCCGGCGACATCGGGGATGTCGGTCGGCGCCGGCAGGAAGTCGAGTACCGCGTCCAGCATGCGCTGCACACCCTTGTTCTTGAAGGCGGTGCCGCACAACATGGGCTGGATTTCGGTGGCGATGGTGCGCTGGCGCAGGCCGGCGATGATGTCTTCCTCGCTGAGTTCGCCCTCCTCGAGGTATTTGTTCATCAGCTCTTCGCTGGCTTCGGCGGCCGATTCGACCATCTTCTCGCGCCATTCCGTGGCCTGATCGACGAGATCGGCAGGTATGTCGCGGTATTCGAACTTCATCCCCTGGGAGGCCTCATCCCAGATGATGGCCTTCATCTTGATGAGGTCCACCACGCCCTGGAAACCGTCTTCCGCACCGATGGGAATGACCACCGGCACCGGATGCGCATTCAGGCGCGTCTTCATCTGGTCGTGCACCTTGAAGAAGTTGGCCCCCGTGCGGTCCATCTTGTTGACAAAGGCAATGCGCGGCACCTTGTGCTTGTTTGCCTGGCGCCAGACGGTCTCGGACTGCGGCTGCACGCCGCCCACGGCGCAGTACACCATGACGGCGCCGTCGAGCACGCGCATGGAACGCTCCACCTCGATGGTGAAGTCCACGTGCCCGGGGGTGTCGATGATGTTGATGCGATGGGCCGGACGCGACAGATCCATGCCCTTCCAGAAACAGGTCACCGCCGAAGAGGTGATGGTGATGCCGCGCTCCTGCTCCTGCTCCATCCAGTCGGTCGTGGCCGCACCGTCATGCACTTCCCCGATCTTGTGGGTCAAGCCCGTGTAAAACAGAATGCGCTCGGAGGTCGTGGTCTTGCCTGCGTCGATGTGCGCAGAGATGCCGATATTGCGATAACGCTCCAGGGGAGTAGTGCGGGCCATGATGATCTTTCGTTAACGGACAACAGCCCGGCCGCCGAAAACCGGCACGTCGGGCTTGTTGCCTTCGAGGGAAATAGGGGCGAAATTCAGAAACGGAAGTGGCTGAAGGCCCTGTTCGCCTCGGCCATGCGGTGCACCTCGTCGCGGCGCTTCATGGCGCCGCCACGGCCTTCCGTGGCTTCCATCAATTCGTTGGCAAGACGCTGCGCCATGGACTTCTCGCCACGCTTGCGCGCAGCCTCCTTGATCCAGCGCATCGACAAGGCCAGGCGGCGGATGGGACGCACCTCGACCGGCACCTGGTAGTTGGCGCCGCCGACACGGCGAGACTTCACCTCGACCATGGGCTTGACGTTGTTGATGGCAGTGGTGAACACCTCAAGGGCATTCTTTTCGGGTTGCTTTTTCTCGATCAGCTCGAGAGCGCCGTAGATGATGCGCTCGGCAACCGCCTTCTTGCCGCCCTCCATGATCACGTTCATGAATTTGGACAGCTCTACGTTGCCGAACTTGGGATCCGGCAGGATTTCACGTTTGGGGACTTCGCGACGACGTGGCATTTTTCACCTTTCGATTGCTTCAGCTGGCGCCTTGCGGGCGCCACGGAGGCCAAACCGGGACCTCCACTTACTCGACCCCGGCACGCGGGGCCATTACGCCACTCCCTGCGCCACGCAGGGGGCAGCACCTTGCCGGCTTGCGCCGATGTATTACTTGGCCTTGGGGCGCTTGGCGCCGTACTTGGAGCGCGCCTGCTTGCGATCTTTCACGCCCTGCAGGTCCAGCGAACCGCGCACGATGTGGTAGCGCACGCCCGGCAGGTCCTTGACACGACCGCCGCGCAGCAGCACCACGCTGTGCTCCTGCAGGTTGTGCCCTTCGCCGCCGATGTAGGAGATGACCTCGAAACCATTGGTCAGGCGCACCTTGGCCACCTTGCGCAGAGCCGAGTTCGGCTTCTTCGGAGTGGTGGTGTACACACGCGTGCACACCCCCCGGCGCTGCGGGCAGTTCTCCATTGCAGGGCTTTTGGATTTGACAACTTCGACCGTGCGGCCCTGGCGCACGAGTTGGTTAATGGTTGGCATGCAGTTACGTGTCCCTAAAGCGTGAATCCGCGGCACGACCCGCGCCGCGCGCAAGCCAACCGCCAAAGAAATCCGGAAAAGCCCGAAAGTGTACTATGCTCTGCGCGCCAATGCAATCTCTGCATGCGGCCTGTTCCACAGGGCCTGCGGGGACCCACGGCGCGCCGCGGGCATTGGTGTAGCTGCACGAAGGGTCTTTGAGGGCTTTGCGGACAAACACAGACAATACGGGATTACCTCCAACGCGATACAAAAGCCAGTCACATGACGGCACCGACGGCACCACGCAACTCCATCAACTGGTTCAAATATGCTGCTCCCGCGCGCTTTTACCCGCTCGCGGGCCGCGCGGTGGTGTGGTTTTCGGTGCTTGCGGTGCTGCTGGGTGCGCTCGGGCTGTTCATCGGCTTCGCGGTGGCGCCGACCGATGCGCAGCAGGGAGACGCCTATCGCATCATCTTCCTGCACGTGCCTACCGCCTGGCTGTCCATGGTCATCTATGTTGCCATGGCATTCTGGGCCGGTGTAGGCTTGGTGTTCAACACGCGCCTGGCTTCCATGATGGCAAGGGCGCTGGCACCCACAGGCGCCTTGATGACGTTTTTGGCGCTGTGGACCGGCGCGCTCTGGGGCAAACCGACCTGGGGCACCTGGTGGGTCTGGGACGCGAGGCTCACCTCCGAGCTGATCCTGCTCTTCCTGTACCTGGGCTTTCTCGCGCTGCATGCCTCCATCGATGACGAGCGCCGCGCCGACCGCGCCACCGCCGTTCTGGCGCTGGTGGGAGTGGTCAACGTTCCGATCATCTATTTCTCGGTGCAGTGGTGGAATACGCTGCACCAGGGGGCCTCGGTGAGCCTGACCAGCGCCCCGAGCATTGCCACTCCGATGTTGGCTGGCATGTTGATCAGCTCGGCTGCCGTGTGGTGCTACTGCATTGCGGTGGTGTTGGCGCGGGTGCGGCTGATCATGCTTGAACGCGAGCGCCATGCAAGCTGGGTGCAACGGGAACTGCAAGGGCACGGAGCAAGTCCATTGGAATCCTCCCCTTCCTCGCCGCCCCCCGGAGCCCCCACATGATTTACTGGTCGAGCTGGTCCGAGTTCCTGCACATGGGCGGCTACGGCCGCTACGTCTGGGGCTCGCTAGCGGTGATGATGGTGGTCATTGCTGCCGAGATCTGGCAGCTTCGCAGCCGTCGCCGGCACATGGAGTAAGAGCATGAGAAGCAGAACCAAACGCGGGCTGATCATCGTTGGTGGCCTGGCGGCGCTGGGCGTTGCAAGCGCCTTGGTGCTCAACGCCTTCCAGGACAACCTGGTGTTCTTCTTCAGCCCCTCGCAGGTGGCCAGCAGCGAGGCTCCCGTCGATCGCAGCTTTCGCCTGGGCGGGCTGGTGCAGGAAGGCAGCGTGCAGCGCAGCAGCGACAGCCTGGCCGTGCACTTTGTCGTCACCGACGGCGCCCAGGCCATCCCCGTCACCTACGACGGGCTGCTGCCCGACATGTTTCGCGAGGGCAAAGGCGTAGTCACCCAAGGGCGGTTGCAGGCGGACGGCAGTTTTCGCGCGGAGCAAGTCCTGGCCAAGCACGACGAGAACTACACCCCGAAGGAAGTGGCGGACATGCTCAAGACCACCTCGCTGGAGACGGGCAGCGGCGGAGCGCGGCCATGATCGCCGAAGTCGGTCAACTGGCCCTGGTGCTGGCACTGTGCCTTGCCCTCTTGCAAGGCACAGTGCCACTGATCGGGGCAGCACGCGGCAACGCCGACTGGATGGCGCTTGCCCGTCCCACCGCCTGGGGTCAATTCCTCTTCGTGGCCGGCGCCTTTGCCTGCCTGAGCTACCTGTTCGTGGTCAACGACTTCTCCGTGCTCTACGTCGTGCAGCACTCCAACTCGCAGCTGCCGCTGATCTACCGCATCTGCGCGGTCTGGGGCGGGCACGAGGGCTCCATCTTGCTGTGGGTGCTGATCCTGGCGTGCTGGACCCTGGCGGTGTCGCTGTTTTCGCGCAACCTCGACGACGAGACGCGCGCGCGCATCCTGGCCATCATGGGCCTGATCTCCGTGGGTCTGCTGCTGTTCATTCTGTTCACCTCCAACCCCTTCGAGCGCCTCTTGCCCGCCGCGGCCAATGGGCAGGACCTGAACCCGCAGCTGCAAGACCCGGGTTTGATCGCGCACCCGCCGCTGCTGTACATGGGCTACGTAGGCACCGTCGTGGCTTTCGCCTTTGCCATGGCCGCGCTGCTGGCGGGGCGGCTGGACGCGGCCTGGGCGCGCTGGTCGCGCCCCTGGGCCACCGTCTCCTGGGCCTTTCTCACGCTGGGCATTGCCGTGGGCAGCGCCTGGGCCTACTACGAGCTGGGCTGGGGTGGCTGGTGGTTCTGGGACCCGGTGGAAAACGCCTCGCTCATGCCCTGGCTGGTGAGCACCGCGCTGCTGCACTCGCTGGCCGTGACGGAAAAACGCAACACCTTCAAGCTGTGGACCGCACTGCTGGCGATCATCGCCTTCTCCCTGTCGCTGCTGGGTACCTTCCTGGTGCGCTCGGGCGTGCTCACCTCGGTGCATGCCTTTGCCACCGACCCCTCGCGCGGCATCTACATCCTGGCCTTTCTGAGCGTGGTGGTGGGCGGCTCGCTGCTGCTGTTTGCCTGGCGCGCACCGCGTGTGGGCCTGGGCGCGCGCTTCGCCATGGTCTCGCGCGAGGCCATGCTGCTGCTCAACAACGTCGTGCTGCTGGTCGCCTTTGCCGCGGTGCTGCTGGGCACGCTGTACCCTCTCATCATCGATGCCCTGGGCCTGGGCAAGCTCTCGGTGGGCCCGCCCTACTTCGAAGCGGTATTCGTTCCGCTCATCGCCCCGGCGCTGTTTCTCATGGGCGTGGGTCCGCTCACGCGCTGGCGCGAAGACCGCGCCATGGCGCTGGTGCGCAAGCTGCGCTGGGCGCTCATCGTGAGCCTGCTGGCCGCGCTCATCTCCCCGTGGCTGCTGGGCAACTGGAAGCCGTTGGTGGGCTTTGGTCTGTTCCTGGCTTTCTGGATCGCGGCCACCACCTTCTACAACCTCTACGAGCGCCTCAAGAACCACCCCTCGCCGAGCTGGGGCCGGCGTGTACGCACGCAGCCGGGCAGCTACTACGGCATGCTGCTGGCGCACCTGGGCGTGGCGGTGTTCATCGTCGGCGTAAGCATCGTCAACGGCTATGAGATCGAGAAAGATGTGACCATGGAGCCGGGCGAGAGCGTGACGCTGGCCGGCTACACCTTCTTGTTTGAAGGTACGCACGACAAGCGCGGCCCCAACTACAGCGCCGACGTGGGCGTGCTCAGCGTCACGCGCGACGGCCGGAGCGTGACCACGCTGCGCCCCGAGCGGCGTATCTACACCGCAGGGGCCAACCCTACGCCGATGACCGAGGCGTCGATCCACCCCGGGCTCACGCGCGACCTGTATGCGGCGCTGGGCGACAGACTGACCAACACCCGCTGGATCGTGCGGGTGTACTTCAAGCCCTTCGTAGACTGGATCTGGTTTGGCTGCTTGATGATGGCCCTGGGTGGAGGCTTGGCGGTGATGGACCGGCGCTATCGGCTCAAGCGGCGCCAGAGCGCTCCGGCGCGCGCTGCCGCGGGCGGCACGCCGGGCATGCCCCCGGGCGCACTGCCCCTGCCGGGTGCGGCCAAGGTGGCTGCGCCATGAGAAAAGGCATCGTGCCTCTGGCGGTATTTGCCGTTCTGATGGTGTTTTTGGGTATAGGACTCACGCTCAAGCCGCGCGAGCTGCCCTCGCCGCTCATCGACAAGCCCCTGCCCGCCTTTGCCCTGCCCCAGTTGAGCGATCCGCAGCAGACGGTGGCCGCCAAGGATCTGGCCGGAAAGGTCTGGATGCTCAACGTCTGGGCCTCCTGGTGCGTAGCCTGCCGCGTGGAGCACCCGGTACTCGTGGATCTGGCTCGAAACGACAAGTCCATCCTGATCTACGGGCTCAACTACAAGGACCAGCGCGAGGACGCGCTGCGCTGGCTTGCGCGTCTGGGCAATCCCTATCTGGAATCCTTCTCGGACACGCAGGGGCTGGTGGGCATCGACCTCGGGGTCTATGGCGTGCCCGAGACCTTCATCATCGATCGCCAAGGGGTGATCCGCTACAAGCACATCGGCCCCGTCACCCCCGAGGCGCTGCAAGAGACCATCCTGCCGCTGATGAGGAAGCTCGGTGCGTAGCTACCTTGCCCGCCTGATGCTCGTCGTCCTGGCCTGGCTTGGCGCCAGCGGCTGGGCCAGCGAGGCGCCCACGCTGGCCGCCGACCCGGCCCTGGAGGCACAGATGATGGATATCGCGCAGGAGCTGCGCTGCCTGGTGTGCCAGAACGAAACCATTGCCGCCTCACATGCCGATCTGGCGGTCGATTTGCGCCAGCAGATACGCAGCCAGCTTGGGCAGGGGCGCACGCCCGCGCAGATTCGCGAATTCATGGTGCAGCGCTACGGCGAGTTCGTGCTCTATCGCCCGCGCCTGAGCGCCAAGACGCTGCTGCTCTGGGGTGGGCCCTTTGTCTTGCTGCTGCTTGGCCTGTTCGTGCTGTGGCGCGCACTCAGAAGCCGCCCGGGCGCACCTGAACCAGGTGCGCTCACACCCCAGGAACAGCAAAAGGCACAGCAACTGCTTGGCCTTGCCAAGGAGAAGGATTGATGTCCGGTTTTGTGGCCTTGGCCGCGGTCATGGTGCTCGCTGCGCTGGGTGCGGTACTGCTTCCCCTGCTGCGTCGCAGCCAGCGCCCGCTGCAGCGCGGCGAAGATCTGGCGGTGCTCGCCGACGGCCTGCGCGAGCTCGATGCGGCGCTGGCTGCGGGCGACGTGGGCGCGGCCGAACACGAGAGAGCGCGCCTGGAACTGCAGCGCCAGGCGCTGCAGGCCGATCAGGCGGCGCACGCGCGGGCCCAGTCAAGCCAGCAGGCCAATTGGGCCGTCGCCCTGGCCACGGCCGTGGCGCTGCCCCTGCTGGCGGTGAGCGTCTATCTGACGGTGGGGCAACCGGGAGCGATCAGCAGCAAACATGTCGCCGTCCAGGCCAGTGACGCAGCGCCCCAGGCGCCCGATGAAACCACGCTCGCGGCCTTGCGGGCGCGTGTGGCGGCCGATGCCCAGGATGCATCTTCCTGGGTCTTGCTGGCCCGCGCGAGCATGCAGCTTGGACACGCCGACGAGGCCTTGGCCGCTTACGCCAAGGCCACGGCACTCGTGGACGACAGTCCCGACCTGTGGGTCGAGTACGCCAATACCCTTGCGGTTGCGCACGGGCGCGACCTCTCGGGAGAGCCGACCGTCATGGTTCAGCGGGCCTTGAAGATCGACCCGAACAACCTCAATGCGCTGGCGTTTGCCGGCCTGGCGGCATTGCAGCAGGGCGACGCGAAGACGGCGCTGCAGCACTGGGAGCACCTCAAGACCCTGTTGCCCGAAGGCGCAAAGGACGCCGAGACCATAGATCAGCTGATTGCGCGGGCGCGCGGCGAAGCGCCCACCGCGCAATCTTCGTCCGCCCCCGCCGGTGGGGCTGCCATCAGCGGCTCCGTCACGGTGGATCCGAGCATCGCCGACCGGATTGCCAGCACCGATACCTTGTTCGTCTTCGCGCGTGCCCCCAAGGGTCCGCCCATGCCCCTGGCCGCGCTGCGCGTATCCGCCACGGGTTGGCCCGTGGCCTTCACGCTCGACGACAGCAGCGCCATGGCCCAAGAGCTGCGGCTGTCACGCTTTACCCAGGTCAATCTGGTGGCGCGGGTTTCCAAGAGTGGCAGCGCCACGCCGCAGCCGGGAGATATCGAGGGGCATGTGGATGGGGTGGCCGCCGGCAGCAGCGGCGTGCATATCGTGCTCGATCGCGTCGTAGCGCACTGAGGGCGCCCAAAGTGGAGGCCGCTACAACCGCGCCGCCCGATCGCGCCGCCCGGGCTGGCACTGCGGCCCTGCAACTCGTGGGTCTGGGCTGCATACGGGCGCGTCGTGTTCTCTTTTCCGACCTTCACCTCGATCTGCCGGCCGGTCAGGTGTTGCGCGTGCAAGGCGCCAATGGTGCCGGCAAGACCAGCCTGCTGCGCATGGTCTGCGGTCTGCTGTCACCCAGCGCCGGGGAAGTGTTGTGGCAGGGCCAGCCCATTGCTCGTCTGCGTGAGGAATATGGGCGCCAACTGGTGTTTTTCGGGCATCTGCCGGGTGTCAAGCCCGAGCTTTCCGCGCTGGAGAACCTGCAGCTGCTGCTTGCGCTGAGCGGCATGCGGCCCAAGGCGTCCGCGGCTCTCGCCGCTCTGCAGGCGGCCGGCCTGGCAGGTCACGAACACGCGCCGGTACGCACGCTTTCGCAAGGCCAGCGCCGCCGCGCGGCCCTCGCACGACTGGTACTGAGCCACGCACCGCTGTGGGTGCTTGACGAACCCTTCAACGC
This portion of the Comamonas flocculans genome encodes:
- the ccmE gene encoding cytochrome c maturation protein CcmE, whose protein sequence is MRSRTKRGLIIVGGLAALGVASALVLNAFQDNLVFFFSPSQVASSEAPVDRSFRLGGLVQEGSVQRSSDSLAVHFVVTDGAQAIPVTYDGLLPDMFREGKGVVTQGRLQADGSFRAEQVLAKHDENYTPKEVADMLKTTSLETGSGGARP
- the ccmA gene encoding cytochrome c biogenesis heme-transporting ATPase CcmA produces the protein MGLGCIRARRVLFSDLHLDLPAGQVLRVQGANGAGKTSLLRMVCGLLSPSAGEVLWQGQPIARLREEYGRQLVFFGHLPGVKPELSALENLQLLLALSGMRPKASAALAALQAAGLAGHEHAPVRTLSQGQRRRAALARLVLSHAPLWVLDEPFNALDQVATQWLLGLIARHVAGGGLVVLTSHQSVTLEPTVPQQVLTL
- the ccmI gene encoding c-type cytochrome biogenesis protein CcmI, yielding MSGFVALAAVMVLAALGAVLLPLLRRSQRPLQRGEDLAVLADGLRELDAALAAGDVGAAEHERARLELQRQALQADQAAHARAQSSQQANWAVALATAVALPLLAVSVYLTVGQPGAISSKHVAVQASDAAPQAPDETTLAALRARVAADAQDASSWVLLARASMQLGHADEALAAYAKATALVDDSPDLWVEYANTLAVAHGRDLSGEPTVMVQRALKIDPNNLNALAFAGLAALQQGDAKTALQHWEHLKTLLPEGAKDAETIDQLIARARGEAPTAQSSSAPAGGAAISGSVTVDPSIADRIASTDTLFVFARAPKGPPMPLAALRVSATGWPVAFTLDDSSAMAQELRLSRFTQVNLVARVSKSGSATPQPGDIEGHVDGVAAGSSGVHIVLDRVVAH
- the fusA gene encoding elongation factor G → MARTTPLERYRNIGISAHIDAGKTTTSERILFYTGLTHKIGEVHDGAATTDWMEQEQERGITITSSAVTCFWKGMDLSRPAHRINIIDTPGHVDFTIEVERSMRVLDGAVMVYCAVGGVQPQSETVWRQANKHKVPRIAFVNKMDRTGANFFKVHDQMKTRLNAHPVPVVIPIGAEDGFQGVVDLIKMKAIIWDEASQGMKFEYRDIPADLVDQATEWREKMVESAAEASEELMNKYLEEGELSEEDIIAGLRQRTIATEIQPMLCGTAFKNKGVQRMLDAVLDFLPAPTDIPDVAGTDPDEEDKKLTRKADDNEKFSALAFKLMTDPFVGQLTFVRVYSGVLTKGDTVYNPVKGKKERIGRIVQMHANDRQEIEEIRAGDIAACVGLKDVTTGDTLCDLNAHIMLERMVFPEPVIAQAVEPKSKADQEKMGIALSRLAAEDPSFRVRTDEESGQTIIAGMGELHLDIIVDRMKREFGVEANVGKPQVAYRETVRKSVSDVEGKFVRQSGGKGQYGHVVFRLEPNEPGKGFEFLDEIKGGVVPREYIPAVQKGVEEALTAGVLAGYPVVDVKVALTFGSYHDVDSSEQAFKMAAIFGFKEAARKADPVILEPMMAVEVETPEDYAGTVMGDLSSRRGMVQGMDDMVGGGKAIKAEVPLSEMFGYATQLRSMTQGRATYVMEFKHYAEAPRNVAEAIMAARAK
- a CDS encoding DsbE family thiol:disulfide interchange protein, which codes for MRKGIVPLAVFAVLMVFLGIGLTLKPRELPSPLIDKPLPAFALPQLSDPQQTVAAKDLAGKVWMLNVWASWCVACRVEHPVLVDLARNDKSILIYGLNYKDQREDALRWLARLGNPYLESFSDTQGLVGIDLGVYGVPETFIIDRQGVIRYKHIGPVTPEALQETILPLMRKLGA
- the ccmD gene encoding heme exporter protein CcmD; translated protein: MIYWSSWSEFLHMGGYGRYVWGSLAVMMVVIAAEIWQLRSRRRHME
- a CDS encoding heme lyase CcmF/NrfE family subunit, translating into MIAEVGQLALVLALCLALLQGTVPLIGAARGNADWMALARPTAWGQFLFVAGAFACLSYLFVVNDFSVLYVVQHSNSQLPLIYRICAVWGGHEGSILLWVLILACWTLAVSLFSRNLDDETRARILAIMGLISVGLLLFILFTSNPFERLLPAAANGQDLNPQLQDPGLIAHPPLLYMGYVGTVVAFAFAMAALLAGRLDAAWARWSRPWATVSWAFLTLGIAVGSAWAYYELGWGGWWFWDPVENASLMPWLVSTALLHSLAVTEKRNTFKLWTALLAIIAFSLSLLGTFLVRSGVLTSVHAFATDPSRGIYILAFLSVVVGGSLLLFAWRAPRVGLGARFAMVSREAMLLLNNVVLLVAFAAVLLGTLYPLIIDALGLGKLSVGPPYFEAVFVPLIAPALFLMGVGPLTRWREDRAMALVRKLRWALIVSLLAALISPWLLGNWKPLVGFGLFLAFWIAATTFYNLYERLKNHPSPSWGRRVRTQPGSYYGMLLAHLGVAVFIVGVSIVNGYEIEKDVTMEPGESVTLAGYTFLFEGTHDKRGPNYSADVGVLSVTRDGRSVTTLRPERRIYTAGANPTPMTEASIHPGLTRDLYAALGDRLTNTRWIVRVYFKPFVDWIWFGCLMMALGGGLAVMDRRYRLKRRQSAPARAAAGGTPGMPPGALPLPGAAKVAAP
- a CDS encoding cytochrome c-type biogenesis protein, yielding MRSYLARLMLVVLAWLGASGWASEAPTLAADPALEAQMMDIAQELRCLVCQNETIAASHADLAVDLRQQIRSQLGQGRTPAQIREFMVQRYGEFVLYRPRLSAKTLLLWGGPFVLLLLGLFVLWRALRSRPGAPEPGALTPQEQQKAQQLLGLAKEKD
- the tuf gene encoding elongation factor Tu, which produces MAKGKFERTKPHVNVGTIGHVDHGKTTLTAAIATVLGKKFGGDVKSYDQIDNAPEEKARGITINTSHVEYETAARHYAHVDCPGHADYVKNMITGAAQMDGAILVCSAADGPMPQTREHILLARQVGVPYIIVFLNKCDMVDDAELLELVEMEVRELLSKYEFPGDDTPIIKGSAKLALEGDTGELGEQAIMKLAEALDSYIPTPERAIDGAFLMPVEDVFSISGRGTVITGRVERGIVKVGEEVEIVGIRDTQKTTVTGVEMFRKLLDQGQAGDNVGILLRGTKREDVERGQVVAKPGSITPHTHFTCEVYVLSKDEGGRHTPFFNNYRPQFYFRTTDVTGAIELPADKEMVMPGDNVSMTVKLIHPIAMEEGLRFAIREGGRTVGAGVVAKIIE
- the ccmC gene encoding heme ABC transporter permease CcmC, producing the protein MTAPTAPRNSINWFKYAAPARFYPLAGRAVVWFSVLAVLLGALGLFIGFAVAPTDAQQGDAYRIIFLHVPTAWLSMVIYVAMAFWAGVGLVFNTRLASMMARALAPTGALMTFLALWTGALWGKPTWGTWWVWDARLTSELILLFLYLGFLALHASIDDERRADRATAVLALVGVVNVPIIYFSVQWWNTLHQGASVSLTSAPSIATPMLAGMLISSAAVWCYCIAVVLARVRLIMLERERHASWVQRELQGHGASPLESSPSSPPPGAPT
- the rpsL gene encoding 30S ribosomal protein S12, yielding MPTINQLVRQGRTVEVVKSKSPAMENCPQRRGVCTRVYTTTPKKPNSALRKVAKVRLTNGFEVISYIGGEGHNLQEHSVVLLRGGRVKDLPGVRYHIVRGSLDLQGVKDRKQARSKYGAKRPKAK
- the rpsG gene encoding 30S ribosomal protein S7, which gives rise to MPRRREVPKREILPDPKFGNVELSKFMNVIMEGGKKAVAERIIYGALELIEKKQPEKNALEVFTTAINNVKPMVEVKSRRVGGANYQVPVEVRPIRRLALSMRWIKEAARKRGEKSMAQRLANELMEATEGRGGAMKRRDEVHRMAEANRAFSHFRF